In Streptomyces sp. NBC_01231, the sequence CCGTCGTCATGGGCTCGCCCTCCCAGACCGGCCGCGACCTGTGGACCCGCACCATCCCCCAGCGCGGAAAGTACGCCGACGGCTTCCCCGTACTCTCGGAAGAAATGCGCGGCCTGCTGCATGCCACCGCAGGCCAGGGCCGCAACGAACTCATCACCCCACCCCGCGTGCCCGCGCCACTGCCCCAACTCGTCGAATACGACCGCACCTTCGCCTACGCCAAGCACACCTGGAAATCCCCCGTCGGCACGCCCCGCCGCATTACCAGCCGCACCTTCGCCTCCTGGACCGCGCAGGAACAGACCAACGCCCTCTACGGCTGCGGCCACTGGCACGTACGGGTCACCGTCCCCGACGGCTGGAACCACGTCGGAATCCTGCCCGCCCCCGCCCCCGGAGAGCGCGCCTGGCACTACCCGAGTACACCGGGCACCACCTTCACCACCTGGGCCGGCGGACCCGAGATCCACACGGCACTCAACAACCCGGTCCAGCCCTGGAAGATCGAAATCATCGACGGAATCCTCTGGGAAGCGGACAAACCCCTCACCGACTGGGCCAAGAAACTCAAAGACACCTGGGCCAACCTCTCCACTCAGGCCCACTACCAAGGCGATGAACGCCAGGCCCGCGCCGCCCACCTGGCCTCGCGCGCCGTACGCGCCATCCTGCTGTACGGCATCGGTTCGTTCGCTCAGCGCCCCCGCATGGTCACCGGCACCACCCCCCGCACCCTGGAGCGCGACGTACCACCGGACGCCGAAATCATCGGCTTCGACGACGAACTGATCACCTGGCAGCGGGCCACCGGGTTCGCCCGTGACCCCAACGCCCACCCCGAATGGGCCGCAACCGTCTGGTCCGGCGCCCGCGCCGCCTTGCTGACCCAGTACCACCGCGACCACGACACTTACGCCGGAGCCCTGCACACGCCGCCCGGCACCGTCGTCGCCTTCCGCACCGACGCCCTCTACCTCACCCAGCCCCAGAACTGGCCGCATCATCACCAGCCCGGCGACTATCTCCTGCGCGGCCACCTCACCGGCCCCCTGGCAGCACCCACAACCGAGGAAGAACTCCTCACCCTGCGCGACGCCGGACGAGCCACCCTCACCTCCGCCGGGCAGGAGGCCTGATGCCGCCCCGCGCCCGCCACCGTCCAAGCAGCCAGGGTGAGTTGAACGAAGCCGCTCACCTCGCCGACCGGCTCCAGCAAGCCGGCTACACCAAACGCGACATCGCCCGCATCATCGACCGCGACCCGTCTCTGGTCTCGCAGTTCTACACCAAGAACAAGGGCGCCGCCTTCGTCACCGCCCTGCGCGAAGTCCTGGCCGCCGTCGAAACCGGCGGCATCACCGACCTGCCCGAACTCGCCGCCATCGCCGCCCGCCACACCCTCCGGCGCACCACCGCCTCCGGAGCCCGCGCCCGGGTGCGCGGCAAAGCCGTCCTGATCACCCCTACTGGCTCCGGCACCGGCCGCGTCGGCGCCCAGGCGATCGCCTCCGGTTCCGCCCGCCTGCGTCCCCTGATCGCCGAAGCCGCCCGCCGGGGACTGCGCCTGGCCTTCACCGTGCGCCTGGCCAAGACCGGCTACCTGCATCCGTCCGGCAGCCGCACCGATTCACCCGGAATCCGCCGCGACGTCATCCAGCGCGCCGACCACACCGAGGAACGCTCCTACGGCTCCGCCCAGACCGGCGGCTTCGACGCCGCGGATTTCGCCCGCCGCGTCGATGCCGCCGGCGGCGACGTGACCGCCGCCGTGCACCAGTGGCTCGCGGAGACCGGACGCATCCACGCGGACGCCCACATCATCCACCTCGAAATCCGCACCTGGCGCCCGCGCTGACCAGCCCACCACGACACACCAGGGGAACCCCTGGCACAACGGCGTGCAGTGCGCAGGCCGGGCCCAACGCATGTGTCATCGGCTTACAAAGCATCACGCGCAGAGCGAAACGGGAGTCCAGGCGGGATTCCGGCTATGCCTCGGTGGAGAAGCGGGGAGCGGCAGGGTCCACTGACCCGCCCAGGCCCGTGCATTCCAGTCTTGCTCGCCGAACCGGACGCGAGCGCCTGCTGGTCCGTGGAGCTATCGGCCGACGCGAAGCCTGGGGAAATTGCCTCTCGGGAGACAGCGATGCATTTGCAACTGCACGGAACCTGCCGTGGTGCGCCGGGGTGGAAAAGGGGCGCGAGAGTGTACCTCACCCGATACCCCGGATCGACGCGCGTTGCCTGAAGGGTAGAACAGGCGTGGCAGTGAACGGAATTGCGCCCGACCGTCCTGAACTCGCCGCTGACCAGTGGTAACAGTATCTTGCGAGACGGTTTGACGGCGCATTCTGATCGATTGTGACCGTTTGGGTAGTGAGGGTGCGTGCACTGCAATTGCATCCGGTTACCGCGCGCCCGCGCGCGCTCCGTATTCGTCTTCCCGGGCGCCGAAGCTTTGCTTATTGAACTGAACCGGATGGCGGAAAGGTGTGATGAGGCGCTAGCGTCCTTTGGCACGAGAAGACCCCGGGCGGGCTACCAACCAACTCCGGGGTCCCTCATATGTGTTGACCCATCAACGAGAAAACGCGAGGTTCTCCGTGATCGATCCACTCCCCGCCTCCGGCTGGCTTCAGCAGCCGGAAACGGGTTACGACGCTAACATTCCGCGTGGTCTGCGCGGTCAAACCCGCGTCGTGAGTGCCTGGGCTGGCACGCTGCAGCTCAGCGCATTCCTTGCACTGGTCGTCCTGCCCATCGTCCTCGTGACCGAGGTGTGGCAGGCCCCCACGGGCGCGGCGGCGATGGCTCTTGCGTGTGCCGCGGCCCGCCGTTCCTTCCTCCGCTACCTGCGCATCCGGGTCAGCTGAGGACACCGTGCCCGCCGGTGGCGCCATTCCGGGCCGCCGGCGGGCACGGCGTGACGCACTGACCGCCGCGGTCCGGACGCCCTTGTTCCTCTTCAAAGGGTGTTGAAGTTCTGCGGTGGTCCGGAGAGAAACACCCCGCGTGCGTTCTGGGAGGAACCATGCCGAGCAGCGGCCCCCAGTACGGCAAGTGCCGTTACTGCAGGCAGCGTTTCGAACGGACCGGCAAGCCGGGACGAAGGCAGGAGTACTGCACCCCCGCGTGCCGTCGACGGGCCCAGCGGGAGCGCAGCCGCACCACCGTGAACACGGCGCAGCCTACGGGCAGCCCGCTGCCGCTGGCCAGGAACATCGCCGAGTCTGTGCAGGCGCTGGCGGAGGGGCTGCTGGCCGCCGAGTACGACGAGCAGGGCCTGGCGGTACTGCTGGGCCGCGCGGCCGAGCTCACCCGGGAAGTGGAGTACTACGTGTGCGCGGTGGTGCACGACGCGCGTACCCAGGGTGGCAGCTGGGACACGGTCGCCGCCGCGGCCGCCGTCAGTCCCGCGACGGCGCGCTCACGGTGGGCGGAAAAGACCGTGCGGCGGCGGCTGGAGCGCCGCGCCTCCGAGCGGTCCACGGCCCGACAGCGTGATACTGCAGCAACCCACGCAGTACAACCCCGCCCGGACAGCCAGGAGATGGGACAGTCTGGCGAGCGTCTCTCCGGCAAGCTTTCGGCGGCTCTGTCCCATCTGCACCGCGGCAGCGGGCTGTCCATCCGGGAGGTGGCCGACAGGACAGGTCTGTCTGCCTCCTATGTGTCACGCATCCTCTCCGGCGAGCGCGTGCCGGGCTGGCCCGTGGTCGAGACTCTCGCGGTCCTCTTCGGTGGGGACGCGGACGAGCTCGCGGTGCTGTGGGAGAACGCCCAGGGTTTGACGCCGCCCACTCGTCAGGCCCTGCCCGACGCGGCGGCCCGCCTGAACGCAGCCCTGCGGGGCCTGTACCTCGCGGCCGCCTCGCCCTCGCCCGCACGGATCCATGAGGCCAGCGCCGGCAAGCTCAGCGAGTCCACCGTCAAGGAGATGCTTGGCGGCAGGCTCGTTCCCGATTGGAAAACCACGGTCGCCTTCGTCCGCGCCGTCGGCGGGACGCCCGCCGACGTCCGCCCGCTGTGGGAGGCCGTCCATTACGCCTTCCTTGTCTTCCTCGACCCGGCCGAGGACGCCTCCTCCGCGCCGCCGCCCGCTGTCGCGGACAAGAAGACCGCTCAGACCCGCGAGAGCCATCCGGCCCAGGACGGACGACACCCATGAACCGGTCCCGCTCAGCACACCGGAGCACGGCGATGGCCGAGCTGCCAGGCCCGCGACGTAAGCCCACCGCCTCCTGCCCCCGGTCGTACCGCTGTGTCGCAGAACCGCCCGGCCGGCCCTCAGGCCTGATTGTCAGCCTGCCCGCGGACTACACCGCGTTCTGCATGCTCTACCAGGACCGCTACCTCCGCTACGCTCGCGCCCGTGTCGCCGATGCCGGCCTCAGTCGGCAACTGGTCGAGGCCGCGCTCGGCAGCGTGGCCACCAACTGGGCCACCGTGCTGGCCAGTCGTTGCCCCACGGCAGAAGCCTGGAACATCCTCGGCTCCCTCATCGCACAGGCCGTGCGTGGGCACTCGGCAGCGAGTATCTGCAACACGGTCTACCGCGTGCTGCCTCCTCTGCAAGCGGACGTCGTCATTCTGCGCCACCGCCTGTCGCTCAGTGACGGGCAAGCGGCCGACCTGATGGGTGTGGAAGAGCCCGTAGTGGCCACTCAATTGCGGATGGCCCGCCGCACCATGGCCCGGCGCACCGCACCCCCACTACGGACGGCTTCCCACCCGGACGCCTGATCCGTACATCCGTACAGCGCCGTGCGCGGCCCATTTCCACGAACCCAGACGACCTCTCACTGTACTGCTTTGCCCCTCGCCCCCACCGGATTCTGGCGCACGCCACCGGCCTCTCCCTACGATGGGCTTGGCACTGTCCGCGAGCCGTGTTGACACGGCGGTGAGGGCCCGGATGAATCACCGCACGCCGCTCTCTCACACCATCGATGTCACGCGGCCGAGCGTGGCCCGTATGTACAACTACTACCTCGGCGGGAAAGACAATTACCCCGCCGACCGAAGGGTGTGCCAGCTGCTCCTCAAGCATGCTCCCAGCGCCCAGATCCTGGCCGTCAACAACCGCCGCTTCCTCCAGCGCGTCATCCGCTTCCTGGCCCTGGAGAAAGGAGTGCGCCAGTTCCTCGATCTCGGCGCGGGGCTGCCAACCCAGGACAACGTTCACGAGATCGCCCAGCGCTACACCGCAGATGCCCGGGTGATTTACGTCGACAACGACCCCATGGTCTTGGCCTACGGCCGGGCGCTGCTGGAGGACAACGACCACACGGCCGTCATCCAGGCCGATCTGCGCAATCCCGAAGCGATTCCGGACCACCCCCGGGTCATCGACCTGTTTGACCTGAAGGAACCGGTGGCTGCGCTGTGCGTCTCCGTCCTGCACTGCATCCCTGACATTGACGCCCCCGCCGAGCTGGTCCGCCGCACAGCTGCTCGCCTGTGCCCCGGCAGCTTCCTGGCGATCAGCCAACTGGTCAGCGAGGACGCAACGGTCCGCCGCGTCATCACCGGCCTCATGCGCGACAGCACCGCCGGCAACTGGGGAGCAGTCCGCCGCCGACAAGACGTCGACGGCTTCTTCGCCGGCCTGGACCTCCTCGCGCCCGGCCTGGTGGACGTGTCCGCCTGGCGAGCCGATCCACGCTTCGGACCCCAGCCACGTACCCGGGAGTGGATGGAATACGGAGGCGTCGGCCGTGTCACCTAGCCCGTCGGCCCACCACTCAGCAGTAGCGCAGCGCTGCGTCCTGAATCCGCTGCAACGAGGCCTGGGGGCACTCCGCCGCATTCAGCAGCCCGTCCAGGATCGACCGGTACTGCTCCGTCTCCTCCGCCTTGTCCAGGTAGACCGCATCGCGCACGTGTTCCAGATACACGATCTCCGGAAGCTCCGGAGGGTCAAACCGCAGATGCGTGATGGGGAAACCGGACGTGACGCACTGCGGCGCGGTAAACGGGATGACCTGTACCCGTATGTTGGGCCGC encodes:
- a CDS encoding helix-turn-helix domain containing protein, yielding MPPRARHRPSSQGELNEAAHLADRLQQAGYTKRDIARIIDRDPSLVSQFYTKNKGAAFVTALREVLAAVETGGITDLPELAAIAARHTLRRTTASGARARVRGKAVLITPTGSGTGRVGAQAIASGSARLRPLIAEAARRGLRLAFTVRLAKTGYLHPSGSRTDSPGIRRDVIQRADHTEERSYGSAQTGGFDAADFARRVDAAGGDVTAAVHQWLAETGRIHADAHIIHLEIRTWRPR
- a CDS encoding helix-turn-helix domain-containing protein; protein product: MPSSGPQYGKCRYCRQRFERTGKPGRRQEYCTPACRRRAQRERSRTTVNTAQPTGSPLPLARNIAESVQALAEGLLAAEYDEQGLAVLLGRAAELTREVEYYVCAVVHDARTQGGSWDTVAAAAAVSPATARSRWAEKTVRRRLERRASERSTARQRDTAATHAVQPRPDSQEMGQSGERLSGKLSAALSHLHRGSGLSIREVADRTGLSASYVSRILSGERVPGWPVVETLAVLFGGDADELAVLWENAQGLTPPTRQALPDAAARLNAALRGLYLAAASPSPARIHEASAGKLSESTVKEMLGGRLVPDWKTTVAFVRAVGGTPADVRPLWEAVHYAFLVFLDPAEDASSAPPPAVADKKTAQTRESHPAQDGRHP
- a CDS encoding SAM-dependent methyltransferase, with product MNHRTPLSHTIDVTRPSVARMYNYYLGGKDNYPADRRVCQLLLKHAPSAQILAVNNRRFLQRVIRFLALEKGVRQFLDLGAGLPTQDNVHEIAQRYTADARVIYVDNDPMVLAYGRALLEDNDHTAVIQADLRNPEAIPDHPRVIDLFDLKEPVAALCVSVLHCIPDIDAPAELVRRTAARLCPGSFLAISQLVSEDATVRRVITGLMRDSTAGNWGAVRRRQDVDGFFAGLDLLAPGLVDVSAWRADPRFGPQPRTREWMEYGGVGRVT